Proteins encoded in a region of the Botrytis cinerea B05.10 chromosome 11, complete sequence genome:
- the Bcrml2 gene encoding Bcrml2, whose amino-acid sequence MFQPRILARQCPRATCNSLPILRAFPRTYATVVEPVQAEVPAAQAATAGFAPPVSSSDSSSATFAMRTYKPRTPGVRHLKRPINDHLWKGRPFLPLTFAKKGHGKGGRNNSGRVTVRHRGGGHKRRIRTVDFHRMTPGVHTVERIEHDPGRSAHIALLNEEATGRKSYIVAAEGMRAGDKVQSYRAGIPRDLLESMGGFVDPGVLAAKTAWRGNCLPLHMIPIGTTVYNVGSAKGRGAVFCRSAGTHAVVVSKDDETSNKDKGPRFVTVRLQSGEVRKVSMHACATVGIASNPHHQHRQLGKAGRSRWLNIRPTVRGLAMNAADHPHGGGRGKSKGNVDPVSPWGMPAKGGYKTRKVRKPNKWVVTPRERNHGKRRTK is encoded by the exons ATGTTTCAACCCAGGATACTTGCGCGACAATGTCCAAGGGCAACATGCAATTCTCTACCCATACTTCGAGCCTTCCCTCGCACATACGCAACGGTCGTCGAGCCCGTGCAAGCCGAAGTCCCTGCAGCGCAAGCTGCAACAGCAGGCTTTGCACCCCCTGTGTCTTCCTCAGATAGCAGCAGTGCTACTTTTGCTATGCGAACATACAAACCAAGAACGCCTGGTGTCAGACATTTAAAGAGACCTATAAACGATCATCTGTGGAAAGGAAGACCATTTTTACCTTTGACTTTCGCAAAGAAAGGTCATGGAAAGGGTGGAAGAAACAATAGTGGTCGAGTTACAGTTAGACACCGAGGTGGTGGTCATAAGAGAAGAATTCGTACTGTCGACTTTCATCGAATGACACCGGGTGTACACACAGTAGAACGTATTGAACACGATCCAGGAAGGAGTGCACATATTGCATTACTGAATGAGGAAGCTACTGGTAGGAAGAGTTATATTGTTGCCGCAGAGGGCATGAGAGCTGGAGATAAAGTACAGAGTTATCGAGCCGGTATCCCAAGAGATTTATTGGAGAGTATGGGAGGTTTCGTAGACCCTGGTGTGTTGGCTGCAAAGACTGCGTGGAGAGGAAACTGTTTACCACTACACATGATTCCCATCGGTACAACTGTCTACAATGTTGGGTCCGCAAAAGGAAGAGGTGCTGTCTTCTGTAGAAGTGCGGGAACACATGCAGTTGTGGTATCTAAAGATGACGAGACATCTAACAAAGACAAGGGACCAAGATTTGTCACGGTACGATTGCAGAGTGGCGAGGTGAGAAAGGTTAGTATGCACGCATGTGCAACTGTAGGCATTGCTAGcaatcctcatcatcaacatcgaCAACTTGGTAAAGCAGGTCGTTCAAGATGGTTGAACATTAGACCAACAGTCAGAGGTCTTGCTATGAACGCTG CCGACCATCCACacggaggaggaagaggtaAATCGAAGGGTAACGTCGACCCAGTCAGTCCATGGGGCATGCCG GCCAAAGGAGGATATAAGACTAGAAAGGTTCGCAAGCCCAATAAGTGGGTAGTCACTCCACGTGAAAGAAATCAcggaaagagaagaacaaaGTAG
- the Bcprf gene encoding Bcprf produces MSSNLNVPREDFFNDPSQQTPNLRRDSSLRDTGNMAGGIDRNGDSTFPKPKRIACIICRKRKLKCDGSKPSCSTCARLGHDCAYDPVRRKSGPKRGYVKALEERLKQVENMLKSQEPTTTTTSPSTSNASGAGLQTAPTPDINVSSPNIGVDGERWRYNNDAQPTLNGMGFSANIGMGMGLDDFPSTWEMIGLGIEEPLPLQEVVDELHEIYFDNIHPSLPMIHKYRYLAAMNLAPNQRPPVSLRYAMWTLAASSSEKYMDLKDHFYHRARKYMEMDTLKGFGESIISVSHAQVHILLASYEFKMMHFPRAWMSTGAAIRLCQMMGLHRLDKPGLEVKQCLPPPRDWTEREERRRTFWMAFCEDRYASIGTGWPMTIDEKDITSDLPSSEEAFNMSRPERAQTLADSMSPQGASRLSPFAGVVLMASLFGRNLLHLHRSDPDYRDNDLNGEFWKRHRHMDNILLNTCLSLPFHLRLPHGMANPNTVFLNMNIHASTICLHQAAIFKAQKNRLPDTVTAESKIRAISAANEITSMMQMISHMDLSTMNPFISFCLYVAARVFVKHLNDTPKDSPVSDSLRFLLKAMNALKKKNPLTESFLVQLDVDLEAMGMRNNNKSKDGTWDESLMTTKVNTQPGCNITQFLEGIGPDDFQVIGDGPTNPQGTPRSISTDAEQGVRGTSTSPGVDPFPQSFDIEQRGWPRMNEHLPTRDLRQSVPVSQGREPNGNVYGHEGTSAGTITGLSSNTGNISNHPTLKSTSESRPSNLQHGQTNKNTGSYETRPAPDTNREVRAMDSFFSTPPGYNNITAGSNITPSAYSMPETPGRAYTNTGPWPQQTTTGLTPVGEGVFRHLMGLGPMDAMDIWEGGN; encoded by the exons ATGTCATCAAATTTAAATGTACCCCGCGAGGACTTCTTCAACGATCCTTCACAACAAACACCCAATTTAAGACGAGACAGCAGTCTGAGAGATACGGGCAATATGGCAGGTGGAATCGATAGAAATGGAGACTCGACATTTCCAAAACCGAAGAGAATTGCATGTATTATAtgtcgaaaaagaaaacttaaATGCGATGGTTCAAAACCAAGTTGTTCAACGTGTGCGCGATTGGGACATGATTGTGCTTATGATCCTGTGCGAAGAAAGTCTGGCCCGAAACGTGGCTATGTGAAAGcattggaagaaagattga AACAAGTTGAGAACATGCTCAAATCACAAGAACCTACAACTACAACTACAAGTCCGAGTACAAGCAATGCTAGCGGGGCTGGGTTACAGACCGCCCCTACCCCAGATATTAACGTCTCTAGTCCGAACATTGGAGTAGACGGCGAGCGATGGCGCTACAACAATGATGCTCAACCGACGTTGAATGGCATGGGATTCTCGGCCAATATTGGTATGGGAATGGGGCTGGATGACTTCCCCTCTACGTGGGAGATGATTGGTCTTGGGATTGAGGAACCGCTACCCCTTCAAGAGGTAGTTGACGAGTT GCATGAAATTTACTTCGATAATATTCACCCTTCCCTCCCAATGATTCACAAATACCGGTACCTTGCTGCAATGAATCT TGCGCCAAATCAACGACCCCCAGTTTCATTACGATATGCAATGTGGACGCTAGCAGCTTCCAGTTCAGAGAAATACATGGATCTTAAAGACCACTTCTATCACCGAGCCCGAAAatatatggaaatggatacGTTGaaaggatttggagaaagCATAATTTCTGTCTCGCATGCACAAGTTCATATTCTTTTAGCTTCCTACGAATTCAAAATGATGCACTTCCCTCGAGCTTGGATGAGCACTGGGGCTGCGATTAGATTATGTCAAAT GATGGGTCTACACAGACTTGATAAGCCTGGTTTAGAAGTCAAGCAGTGTCTCCCACCACCGCGAGATTGgacagaaagagaagagaggcgTAGAACCTTTTGGATGGCTTTTTGCGAAGATCGATATGCTAGTATCGGTACTGGCTGGCCTATGACTATCGATGAAAAGGACATCACATCGGACTTACCATCTTCAGAAGAAGCTTTTAATATGAGCAGGCCGGAAAGAGCGCAAACTTTAGCCGATTCAATGAGTCCCCAGGGCGCCTCTAGGTTGTCACCATTCGCTGGTGTTGTTTTGATGGCTTCACTCTTTGGAAGAAATCTCCTACATCTCCATCGCTCTGATCCCGATTATCGTGACAATGACTTGAATGGGGAATTTTGGAAGCGACACCGGCACATGGACAATATTCTCCTAAATACATGCCTCTCTTTACCTTTCCATCTTCGATTGCCTCACGGAATGGCTAATCCTAATACCGTATTTTTAAACATGAACATTCATGCTTCTACTATCTGCCTACATCAGGCAGCAATATTCAAAGCTCAAAAAAATCGTTTACCTGATACTGTCACCGCTGAAAGTAAAATCAGAGCCATTAGTGCTGCCAATGAGATCACAAGCATGATGCAGATGATCTCGCATATGGATTTATCAACT ATGAATCCATTCATATCTTTCTGTCTCTACGTAGCCGCACGCGTCTTTGTTAAACACCTCAACGATACACCGAAGGATTCCCCAGTTTCGGATTCCCTAAGATTTCTCTTGAAAGCCATGAATGCtttaaagaagaaaaaccCTTTGACAGAGTCCTTTCTTGTACAATTAGACGTTGATTTAGAGGCCATGGGAATGcgcaataataataaatccaaGGATGGAACCTGGGATGAGAGTTTG ATGACTACTAAAGTAAATACTCAACCTGGGTGTAACATTACACAATTCTTAGAGGGTATAGGTCCGGATGACTTCCAAGTGATAGGTGACGGTCCTACTAATCCTCAAGGGACACCACGCAGTATTTCCACCGATGCTGAACAAGGGGTTAGGGGAACATCAACAAGCCCTGGAGTTGATCCATTTCCTCAAAGCTTCGACATCGAACAGAGAGGCTGGCCTAGGATGAACGAACACCTACCAACTCGAGATTTGAGGCAAAGCGTACCTGTTAGTCAAGGCAGAGAACCGAACGGCAATGTATACGGCCACGAGGGTACAAGTGCTGGCACGATAACGGGTCTATCTTCCAATACCGGCAATATCTCCAACCACCCAACACTCAAATCTACTTCTGAAAGTCGACCTTCTAATCTACAACATGGACAGACCAATAAGAATACTGGATCCTACGAAACTCGTCCAGCACCAGATACGAATCGCGAAGTTCGTGCCATGGATTCCTTTTTCTCGACACCCCCGGGCTATAATAACATTACAGCTGGGTCGAATATAACACCATCCGCATATAGTATGCCAGAAACGCCTGGGAGGGCATATACAAATACAGGTCCTTGGCCGCAGCAGACGACTACGGGGCTGACGCCGGTGGGCGAGGGGGTATTTAGACATCTGATGGGGTTGGGACCCATGGATGCGATGGATATTTGGGAGGGAGGTAATTGA
- the Bcvma13 gene encoding Bcvma13, which produces MSLDPPTYLYSLMNNIRQRPIPWDGAVRAGTITDDQLSKIRAVDKVRKEQRKEIVEKDPNAYRKLFVGSEGESSVLESATRAKRPDVVQYILVLLGDLLDGIPTLSEILSEHDDPYKPFLPLLNQSAELESPIPLLTSTVLTSIISGSKDASQNALEAMPKLLHYLSTLAKSSDGGLQDIAVLQYSSLLQGKKSRELFWNQRSETIEPLVSILKSAAGVSNGDSASTLWNGAASIRSGPEGTLGGGVGLQLLYHVLLVLWQLSFEGAAIGEGLEDEYDIIPLYTQLLRLSPKEKTTRLLVSSLYNLLSSNQSSLLPVAVFARLPALLQNLNGRHLTDEDLLDDLKKLSEMLEEHTKTQTTFDEYAAEVHSGHLRWSPPHRNQIFWAENARKILDYEQGELCKKLAEIMSKPWENDKQVLAIACNDVGYLVKEVPEKRSQLERLGLKTRVMELMTEPDETVRWESLNALSGWLRYSFETK; this is translated from the exons ATGTCTCTTGACCCACCCACTTACCTTTATTCGTTGATGAACAACATCCGCCAACGACCAATACCCTGGGATGGCGCTGTACGAGCTGGCACAATTACCGATGATCAACTGAGTAAGATTCGAGCTGTTGATAAAGTAAGAAAGGAGcaaaggaaggaaattgtAGAGAAAGATCCAAATGCGTATAGAAAGCTGTTTGTTGGTTCGGAAGGAGAATCGAGCGTTTTAGAATCTGCGACAAGAGCAAAGCGCCCAGATGTTGTTCAGTATATCTTAGTCCTATTGGGCGATTTACTTGATG GCATTCCAACTTTATCAGAGATTCTTTCGGAACACGACGATCCATATAAACCCTTCCTGCCACTACTGAATCAATCCGCTGAACTCGAAAGCCCCATACCATTGCTCACATCTACAGTTCTTACAAGCATAATCTCAGGATCCAAGGATGCATCTCAAAATGCCTTGGAAGCAATGCCAAAATTGCTGCACTACTTGTCAACACTGGCAAAGAGCTCGGACGGTGGTTTACAAGATATAGCAGTTTTACAATACTCGTCATTGTTACAAGGCAAGAAGTCGAGAGAATTGTTTTGGAACCAGAGATCGGAGACAATTGAACCCTTAGTTTCCATCCTTAAATCAGCCGCAGGCGTTTCCAATGGCGACTCTGCATCGACACTTTGGAACGGTGCTGCAAGCATCCGCAGTGGACCAGAGGGAACATTGGGTGGCGGCGTTGGACTACAATTACTTTACCACGTACTACTGGTTCTGTGGCAGTTGAGCTTCGAGGGTGCTGCAATTGGAGAGGGACTTGAGGA CGAGTATGATATCATTCCACTTTATACGCAACTTCTGAGACTCTCACCAAAAGAGAAGACAACTCGGTTGTTAGTATCGTCTCTCTACAACCTTCTCTCCTCGAATCAAAGTTCATTACTCCCTGTAGCGGTATTCGCTCGCCTTCCAGCTCTCCTACAAAATTTGAATGGGCGCCACCTTACAGACGAGGATCTTTTGGATGATCTCAAGAAACTGAGCGAAATGCTAGAAGAGCATACAAAGACTCAAACTACTTTCGATGAGTATGCTGCAGAAGTTCATTCAGGCCATCTCCGCTGGTCACCACCCCatcgaaatcaaatattttggGCCGAGAATGCTCGCAAGATTCTCGATTACGAGCAAGGTGAATTGTGTAAGAAGCTGGCAGAGATCATGAGTAAGCCTTGGGAGAACGACAAGCAAGTTCTTGCCATTGCATGCAATGATGTAGGATATTTGGTCAAAGAGGTTCCAGAAAAGAGATCTCAATTAGAGAGATTGGGCCTCAAAACCAGAGTTATGGAATTGATGACGGAGCCTGATGAGACAGTGAGATGGGAGAGTTTAAATGCTCTTTCAGGATGGTTGAGATACAGCTTTGAGACGAAGTAA
- the Bcmsc1 gene encoding Bcmsc1: MKFFTKLLVLSLAAEVTVASSWFSKAVYNKWHETELERWLSDNNVPYPSPADRKDLENLVKENWQSKVASPYNDWDTKQLNSYLKQKGVETKETAEANKDGLISQVKTYWYEAEDKAEDAWSNVRDWVFDSWTDSQLMAFADYHHIPVPHPRKRDSLLQKVRSSYDSIAKKAGETAAYPGNWLYGTWSESDLKEFLDTHGIPAPQPSTRDKLIASVRRNARVASLKTADLQASASASAAAATETLSEQLLSAWSDSQIKEWADKNGIKVPQGSKRNELLAIARKHKAQLVGDTAAASAKSFASKASSSGASAFGAATSSAGNQYAKATDDAQLKAEDAFNAAIGSWSESRLKAYLDARGVPVPSSGKKDDIIAAVRLHKHKAATGWSAWTFDTWTLDNLKAYLASSGDAAAKKAAEKSGATRDELVRAAQDSYAQASKSSGVAYASVTSYLTQQTDAAKDATFETWSDSDLKAYLDSYGVPVPQGSTKNELVAYVRNQANYFKYGTTTPQGTLWAKLSNGAQWLINQLSIGAASGKQQAAYQGEKAADAVKEGATYATNRAGEAAQKAGHAIKEEL; encoded by the exons ATGAAGTTCTTTACAAAGCTGTTGGTGCTGAGTTTGGCAGCAGAAGTTACGGTAGCCAGTAGCTGGTTCAGTAAGGCTG TCTACAACAAATGGCATGAGACCGAGCTCGAGAGATGGCTTTCCGATAACAATGTTCCATACCCAAGTCCTGCCGATCGTAAAGATTTGGAAAACTTGGTAAAGGAGAACTGGCAGTCAAAAGTTGCATCGCCATATAACGATTGGGACACAAAACAACTCAACTCTTATTTGAAACAGAAGGGTGTTGAGACTAAGGAGACCGCTGAGGCAAATAAGGATGGCTTAATCTCTCAAGTCAAGACTTACTGGTACGAGGCGGAAGACAAAGCAGAAGATGCTTGGTCAAATGTTAGAGATTGGGTTTTTGATAGCTGGACTG ATTCTCAACTCATGGCATTTGCTGATTACCATCACATTCCCGTTCCACACCCAAGAAAGAgggattctcttcttcaaaaggTTCGCTCCAGCTATGACTCTATTGCAAAGAAGGCCGGCGAGACTGCTGCCTACCCTGGGAACTGGCTCTATGGAACCTGGTCTGAGTCCG ATCTCAAGGAATTCCTCGATACCCATGGTATCCCGGCCCCTCAACCATCCACTCGTGACAAGTTGATTGCTAGTGTACGCCGTAATGCTCGCGTTGCCAGCCTTAAAACTGCGGATCTTCAAGCTTCTGCCTCCGCGTCAGCTGCTGCTGCCACAGAGACATTGAGTGAGCAGCTTCTCAGTGCCTGGTCTGATTCTC AAATCAAGGAATGGGCCGACAAGAACGGTATCAAAGTTCCTCAAGGAAGCAAGAGAAATGAATTGTTGGCTATCGCTCGTAAGCACAAGGCTCAACTTGTAGGAGACACTGCTGCAGCCTCTGCTAAGAGCTTTGCAAGCAAGGCAAGCTCTTCTGGAGCATCCGCTTTCGGTGCTGCCACTAGTTCTGCCGGAAACCAATATGCCAAGGCTACTGATGATGCTCAATTAAAGGCTGAAGATGCTTTCAATGCTGCTATTGGATCATGGAGCGAATCCCGCCTCAAGGCTTATCTTGATGCCAGAGGTGTCCCCGTCCCATCATCTGGAAAGAAGGACGATATCATTGCTGCCGTCCGTTTACACAAGCACAAGGCTGCTACAGGATGGTCCGCTTGGACATTTGATACCTGGACTTTAGACAACTTGAAGGCTTATCTAGCTTCATCTGGTGATGCTGCTGCTAAGAAAGCAGCGGAGAAGTCTGGAGCTACCCGTGATGAACTCGTCCGCGCTGCACAAGATTCTTATGCTCAGGCATCAAAATCTAGTGGTGTTGCATATGCTAGTGTCACATCTTATCTCACTCAACAGACTGATGCTGCTAAGGATGCTACATTTGAGACTTGGTCTGATTCCGACTTGAAGGCTTATCTTGACAGCTATGGTGTCCCTGTCCCACAAGGAAGCACCAAGAACGAACTTGTTGCTTACGTTCGTAACCAAGCCAATTACTTCAAATATG GCACCACTACACCACAAGGTACTCTTTGGGCTAAACTCTCCAACGGTGCACAATGGCTTATAAACCAACTCTCCATCGGTGCTGCCTCTGGTAAACAGCAAGCTGCTTACCAAGGCGAGAAGGCTGCCGATGCTGTCAAGGAGGGAGCTACCTATGCTACCAATCGTGCCGGTGAAGCAGCACAAAAAGCTGGACATGCTATTAAGGAGGAGTTGTAA